The proteins below come from a single Branchiostoma floridae strain S238N-H82 chromosome 5, Bfl_VNyyK, whole genome shotgun sequence genomic window:
- the LOC118415380 gene encoding regulator of G-protein signaling 3-like, whose protein sequence is MVQPTSRPDMTSPSAPFRCLSLPGKTGFSFQEDTSFGTESAVRNSVTMKTALFLAFLAGTLLSTSGESSLGATQAKLRALREQVSLLGEILDRSERVVDMVARQEGGGGGDGETQGYSGESPAVIFEKFFYGLMSLMGKLIKGEDYTPKLLSLSKMLEGLPKNYSKVTHNTEQKGNTTINTTTTIEKSQSGGNSYSFSNVQTSVNGPNQKSFSSVFQKVFESLSSSTSGDKTTDDKTTDDNTAGDNPPAVNNPPAGNNPPADDNPPAGNNPPAGDNPPAGNNPPAGDNPPAGNNPPAGDNPPAGNNPPAGDNPPAGDNPPAGNNPPAGDNPPAGDNPPAENNPPAATPTSKAADEGAKSARHLRLQDLLEILRQDNAEDHN, encoded by the exons ATGGTGCAACCTACTAGCAGACCGGATATGACATCACCATCCGCACCTTTCAGGTGTTTGTCTTTACCTGGAAAAACGggtttttcttttcaagaagACACGTCATTTGGAACCGAGTCGGCAGTGAGAAACAGTGTCACCATGAAGACCGCGCTGTTCCTGGCCTTCCTGGCGGGCACACTGCTGTCTACCAGCGGGGAGAGCTCCCTTGGAGCCACCCAGGCTAAACTCCGCGCCTTACGGGAACAGGTTAGCCTGCTCGGGGAGATCTTAGACCGTTCCGAGCGGGTGGTAGACATGGTGGCCCGACAAGAGGGAGGCGGTGGTGGCGACGGCGAAACCCAGGGCTACAGTGGAGAATCACCCGCAGTAATATTCGAGAAGTTCTTCTACGGCCTCATGTCTCTGATGGGGAAACTTATCAAGGGAGAAGACTACACACCGAAGCTCCTTTCCCTGTCCAAGATGTTGGAGGGTCTTCCGAAGAACTACAGTAAGGTCACGCACAA caCGGAGCAAAAAGGGAACACTACCATCAACACGACCACCACCATAGAGAAGTCTCAGAGTGGCGGTAACAGCTACAGTTTCAGCAACGTCCAGACCAGCGTCAACGGTCCCAACCAGAAGTCTTTCTCCAGTGTGTTCCAAAAG GTGTTTGAGAGCTTGTCTAGTTCTACCAGTGGTGACAAAACCACCGATGACAAAACCACCGATGACAACACCGCCGGTGACAACCCACCCGCCGTTAACAACCCACCCGCCGGTAACAACCCACCCGCCGATGACAACCCACCCGCCGGTAACAACCCACCCGCCGGGGACAACCCACCCGCCGGTAACAACCCACCCGCCGGGGACAACCCACCCGCCGGTAACAACCCACCCGCCGGTGACAACCCACCCGCCGGGAACAACCCACCCGCCGGTGACAACCCACCCGCCGGTGACAACCCACCCGCCGGTAACAACCCACCCGCCGGTGACAACCCACCCGCCGGGGACAACCCACCCGCCGAGAACAACCCACCCGCCGCCACTCCGACCTCGAAAGCTGCGGATGAAGGCGCTAAGTCGGCCAGACACCTCCGACTCCAAGACCTGCTGGAGATACTGCGCCAAGACAACGCTGAAGACCACAACTAG
- the LOC118415689 gene encoding uncharacterized protein LOC118415689 — translation MYARPTTRSSCVCLALVILCHVVICVANRELVPSVTQETATRGTDTRQRAETTNRVLPVDSVQPPSNTPSGRYKGSAMSTSPNVISSGEAKSVIPSAIPPNTDESQASRDTSTYPPTSTGSEQSTRQGSLSEVGNPVTLTPTDVQSVVTSVQPTRPVTSRPTPTPTKTPQLEPSSVDIQVQPKPSQIDGAQGQLSSVNWSLQPSPATEVLISRLQPQPTPAVLPIDLSDRPAITPTPTVEVLSVSSSRTILQQTGPSLMLQPDTATQTAQLNDPPSTVAPVNSASSSVVTSPPRVTTYQPPSQKDGSVTTVGPIVTTPVQSPPVSKQLGNGGNSGPYRPGISTGTPTEAAPSSTPQPEPEPEPEPEPEPSATPTSDSEASTMQQPAVPPRGQSQTPEAEPSPTPESVPSTSPKAEPSPTPEQNPPQIPEAEPSPTPEQSPPQIPEMEPSPTPVSNPPQIPNAEPSPTPEANPPQIPSTGSQIPNTGSQIPNTGPQIPNTGPSPTPEGYPPPVPETEPSPTAERAPPVRPEWQPNPNLEWTPKAEPEAEPTSEPYDPYGMGWDHVPWAEPEPKWDEAKDTWRFWWFVHIYTFGGLFALLALYSLISMVRLTRKHLLSMGYFLALNFLMLLMGASRAVYMFVDAYNSLKLLHPALSYFLFSVGFPCMTSAFCLLYLALLQTTKMQAMSPKVYQTCVMVSIIVLHFGLSVATDLIIGFLGTAKILMLVCQGVFAIWGIILAFSYFFIFRRLYRSARHRMKEIQRMNISKSKLQGINPIKKKQKTRLGTAVKVTLVTAILGLLCSLLQVYAMVEVFGIFYKQPEPWPWWGFQTAFRLCEFLMCVTMSYVATQPFRFHKDGRPRDPCCGRCCYCCYRCCYRGEKIELDLPDGNAHHYSEFSCMTHSDGNLGGNIHNPQGTKDIAEMIPMITMAPSDVQGSVSQASIIVEDNPTTDDEILENIEVQTLTTTYDNFASSEQDTRDEEEYDVDLEAQTRSEAEGTSNTTSPQHYATDVDSPRHYVDMETSEEYLDGDSSRQPSNFDSPAHYADVDSPQHVVDIEIFQRDSDETPSDSNSNSPSNSLIDTPLLDGNLDFEPPSPLNFRRSIDNVFTNMYTPAKSRSTFSLGITLRDFSQGSGKSDSDDETSLLTLSTTDNKYGDSTGPSSETQSPSKSRSMTELGAVGGNPKYKKNPDAAKNKPKILTSLPKFSRSSLSLGSNPSKQGYSQLDGDDSQSGGSSRQDTLRRSFSDPQRRERDEMARGEGEGQESQALSGEPLSSPVSVQAELGHVCDAINGFAVEKDVIDL, via the coding sequence ATGTACGCGAGGCCTACAACCCGTTCCTCGTGCGTGTGTCTCGCCCTCGTGATACTTTGCCATGTTGTCATTTGCGTGGCCAACAGAGAATTGGTGCCCTCCGTGACCCAAGAGACTGCAACAAGAGGTACGGATACCAGGCAAAGGGCGGAGACGACTAATCGCGTCCTGCCGGTAGATTCTGTTCAACCGCCATCAAACACACCCAGCGGGAGGTACAAAGGCTCAGCAATGTCCACTTCACCCAATGTAATTAGCAGCGGTGAGGCCAAGTCAGTGATCCCATCAGCAATACCACCTAACACAGATGAATCCCAGGCTTCAAGGGACACTTCTACATATCCACCTACATCTACTGGCAGTGAGCAATCCACCAGGCAGGGTAGTCTGTCAGAAGTGGGCAACCCTGTGACACTGACACCCACTGACGTGCAGTCCGTGGTTACGTCGGTTCAACCCACCCGGCCTGTCACGAGCCGACCCACGCCGACCCCTACAAAGACGCCACAGTTGGAGCCAAGCAGTGTTGATATCCAGGTTCAGCCTAAGCCGAGTCAGATCGATGGAGCTCAGGGGCAATTAAGCTCCGTAAATTGGTCTCTTCAGCCGAGCCCTGCGACAGAGGTGCTTATTTCACGGTTGCAGCCTCAGCCCACTCCTGCCGTCCTACCTATTGACTTGAGCGATAGGCCTGCCATCACACCTACCCCAACTGTTGAAGTACTGTCAGTGTCAAGTAGTAGGACTATTCTACAACAGACAGGCCCTTCGTTAATGTTGCAGCCAGACACGGCCACTCAGACAGCTCAGCTAAATGATCCACCATCAACTGTCGCACCTGTGAATAGTGCAAGCAGCAGTGTAGTTACTTCTCCACCTAGAGTTACAACGTACCAACCACCATCACAGAAAGACGGGTCAGTGACTACAGTGGGTCCGATAGTCACAACTCCTGTGCAGAGCCCTCCTGTAAGCAAGCAGCTGGGGAATGGAGGCAACAGTGGTCCATACAGGCCCGGTATTTCTACAGGGACTCCCACAGAAGCAGCGCCTTCATCCACTCCACAACCTGAACcagaacctgaacctgaacctgagccTGAGCCCAGTGCTACACCAACCTCAGATTCGGAAGCGTCCACAATGCAACAGCCTGCTGTTCCACCCAGAGGACAGTCCCAAACTCCAGAAGCAGAACCGTCTCCAACACCAGAAAGTGTCCCTTCCACATCACCTAAGGCAGAGCCATCGCCAACTCCAGAACAAAACCCACCTCAAATTCCAGAGGCTGAGCCATCCCCAACTCCTGAACAAAGCCCACCTCAGATTCCAGAGATGGAACCATCCCCCACCCCAGTAAGTAACCCACCTCAAATTCCGAATGCAGAACCGTCCCCCACCCCAGAAGCCAACCCACCTCAAATCCCAAGCACGGGATCTCAAATCCCAAATACGGGATCTCAAATCCCAAATACGGGGCCTCAAATcccaaacacaggaccttcCCCCACCCCTGAAGGGTACCCACCCCCAGTACCCGAGACTGAACCATCTCCCACTGCAGAGAGAGCCCCACCCGTGAGGCCAGAGTGGCAGCCAAACCCCAACCTAGAATGGACGCCAAAGGCCGAACCAGAAGCAGAGCCCACAAGCGAGCCATACGACCCTTACGGAATGGGCTGGGACCACGTACCCTGGGCTGAACCTGAACCCAAGTGGGACGAAGCCAAAGACACCTGGCGATTCTGGTGGTTCGTCCACATCTACACTTTTGGAGGGCTCTTTGCTCTACTTGCTCTTTACTCCCTCATCAGTATGGTCAGACTTACACGGAAGCATCTGCTAAGCATGGGATATTTCTTAGCACTAAACTTCCTTATGCTGCTGATGGGTGCATCACGGGCAGTCTACATGTTTGTGGACGCGTACAACTCCTTGAAGTTGCTCCATCCAGCGTTGTCCTACTTCCTCTTTAGTGTCGGCTTTCCGTGTATGACGTCAGCTTTCTGCCTGCTGTATCTGGCCCTACTACAGACCACGAAAATGCAGGCAATGTCACCCAAAGTCTACCAGACCTGCGTAATGGTTTCCATCATCGTTCTACACTTCGGACTTTCCGTCGCGACGGATCTCATCATCGGATTCCTCGGTACGGCGAAGATTTTGATGCTGGTGTGCCAGGGCGTGTTCGCCATTTGGGGTATCATCCTGGCGTTCTCATACTTTTTCATATTCAGGAGACTGTATCGTAGTGCTAGGCACAGGATGAAGGAAATTCAGCGCATGAACATCAGCAAGTCCAAACTGCAGGGAATAAATCCAATCAAGAAGAAGCAGAAAACCCGGCTAGGGACAGCTGTGAAGGTGACCCTGGTGACTGCGATATTAGGGCTGTTGTGCTCCTTACTGCAAGTGTATGCCATGGTGGAAGTGTTTGGGATATTCTATAAGCAGCCGGAGCCGTGGCCTTGGTGGGGGTTCCAGACGGCGTTCCGCCTGTGTGAGTTCCTTATGTGCGTCACGATGAGTTACGTGGCAACGCAACCGTTCCGGTTCCACAAGGACGGGCGACCTCGCGACCCCTGCTGCGGCAGATGCTGCTACTGCTGTTACAGGTGTTGCTACCGAGGGGAGAAGATCGAGCTCGACCTGCCGGACGGAAACGCCCACCACTACAGCGAGTTCTCCTGCATGACGCACAGCGACGGCAACCTGGGGGGCAACATCCACAACCCCCAGGGCACCAAAGACATCGCCGAGATGATTCCCATGATCACCATGGCGCCGAGCGACGTGCAAGGATCTGTATCTCAGGCGAGCATCATCGTCGAGGACAACCCCACCACGGATGACGAGATTCTAGAGAACATCGAGGTACAAACTCTCACTACGACCTATGACAACTTTGCCAGCAGTGAGCAGGACACAAGGGACGAAGAAGAGTACGACGTAGACCTGGAGGCACAGACTCGGTCCGAGGCAGAGGGAACATCCAACACCACCAGTCCGCAACACTATGCCACCGATGTCGACAGCCCCCGCCATTACGTGGACATGGAGACATCGGAAGAATACCTTGACGGCGACAGTTCCCGTCAGCCTTCCAACTTTGATAGCCCAGCTCACTATGCTGATGTGGACAGTCCTCAGCACGTGGTGGACATCGAAATTTTCCAACGTGACTCAGATGAAACACCCAGTGATTCCAACAGTAACTCACCCAGCAATTCACTCATTGATACTCCCCTACTAGATGGCAACTTAGACTTTGAGCCACCATCTCCTTTAAACTTCAGACGGAGCATAGACAATGTCTTCACGAATATGTACACACCGGCAAAGAGCCGCAGTACATTTAGTTTAGGAATAACCTTACGGGACTTCTCTCAAGGGTCGGGTAAAAGTGACTCCGACGATGAAACGTCGCTGTTGACACTTAGCACTACCGATAACAAGTATGGCGATAGCACGGGACCATCCTCCGAAACCCAGTCTCCTTCCAAAAGCAGATCCATGACCGAGCTCGGAGCCGTCGGAGGAAATCCCAAGTACAAAAAGAATCCTGACGCTGCAAAGAACAAGCCGAAAATCCTGACATCCTTGCCTAAATTCTCCAGGTCGAGCCTTTCTCTAGGATCTAACCCATCTAAGCAGGGATATTCGCAGTTGGACGGTGATGACTCTCAGAGTGGGGGAAGCAGCAGACAGGACACCCTACGGAGGAGCTTCAGCGACCCGCAGAGAAGGGAGAGGGATGAGATGGCCAGGGGGGAAGGGGAGGGTCAGGAGAGTCAAGCCCTGAGTGGGGAGCCCCTGTCATCTCCAGTCAGTGTGCAGGCCGAACTAGGACACGTTTGTGACGCCATCAATGGGTTTGCAGTAGAAAAGGATGTTATAGACTTGTGA